In the genome of Microscilla marina ATCC 23134, one region contains:
- a CDS encoding GlxA family transcriptional regulator — protein MSPFTVKADTTIAEVTAADLVIVSPIDTNEPVDAVLQENPPLFEWIRQQYAQGAEVVSLCTGAYILAATGLLNGKEAASHFSVMSDLRQRFSEVNWQKGAIITEKDRVITSGGALSSLNALIYWLLKYYDRHKVLSIAKKLQIDYPRTSQKPYYIFSNQKSHQDELVLKVQEYMEQYQGESLNFDTLAERHHISRRSLNRRFKNATGESLRSYQQRIIIEKAKEQLEHKNITVQELAYRLGYVDVASFRNLFYKVTGTLPNEYQKKFAPIR, from the coding sequence ATGTCACCGTTTACAGTAAAGGCAGATACCACTATTGCCGAGGTGACAGCAGCTGATTTGGTGATTGTATCACCTATTGATACCAATGAGCCTGTAGATGCGGTGTTACAAGAAAATCCTCCATTGTTTGAATGGATTAGGCAACAGTATGCTCAGGGAGCCGAAGTAGTATCTTTGTGTACAGGGGCTTATATATTGGCTGCTACTGGTTTGCTCAACGGTAAAGAAGCCGCTTCGCATTTTTCGGTAATGAGTGATCTTAGGCAAAGGTTTTCGGAGGTAAATTGGCAAAAAGGGGCAATTATTACCGAAAAAGACAGGGTGATTACAAGTGGTGGTGCGTTGTCGTCGCTCAATGCCTTGATCTATTGGTTGCTTAAATATTACGACCGTCATAAGGTGTTGAGCATAGCCAAAAAACTACAAATAGATTATCCACGCACTTCACAAAAGCCTTATTATATCTTTAGTAACCAAAAAAGCCATCAAGATGAACTAGTACTAAAGGTGCAGGAGTATATGGAACAATACCAGGGCGAATCACTCAATTTTGATACATTAGCCGAAAGGCATCATATTAGTCGGCGTAGCCTTAACCGGAGGTTTAAAAATGCCACTGGAGAATCATTGCGCTCATATCAGCAACGCATCATCATAGAAAAAGCTAAAGAACAGCTAGAGCACAAAAACATTACAGTACAAGAGCTTGCTTATAGGTTGGGTTATGTAGATGTGGCTTCTTTTAGGAACCTGTTTTATAAAGTGACAGGTACTTTACCCAATGAATACCAAAAGAAATTTGCACCAATAAGATAG
- a CDS encoding YwbE family protein has product MDGKNRKDIRPGQLVEIVMKADQRTGALTKGVVQRLLTKSPTHPHGIKVQLETGEVGRVKNILPEEE; this is encoded by the coding sequence ATGGATGGTAAAAACCGAAAAGATATACGCCCTGGGCAACTGGTAGAAATAGTAATGAAAGCCGATCAGCGAACAGGAGCCCTGACCAAAGGGGTAGTACAACGACTATTGACCAAGTCGCCCACTCACCCACACGGCATCAAGGTACAACTGGAAACTGGCGAAGTAGGACGAGTAAAAAATATATTGCCAGAAGAGGAGTAA
- the rsmI gene encoding 16S rRNA (cytidine(1402)-2'-O)-methyltransferase, which produces MDTTQETVLYLVPTPIGNLDDITLRAIKILQSVDVILAEDTRTSGVLLRHLDIGKPLQSYHIHNEHKVLQQLVERMQKGEKMALISDAGTPAISDPGFLLVRECLKHEIQIECLPGATAFVPALVKSGLPNDRFIFEGFLPHKKGRQTRLQQLAAETRTMVFYESPHRLVKMLHQLAEVLGKDRQASVSRELTKIYEETVNGTLEEVAQHFEAKKVKGEIVVVVAGS; this is translated from the coding sequence ATGGATACAACCCAAGAAACGGTTTTATATTTAGTGCCTACCCCCATTGGCAACCTCGATGATATCACTTTGCGTGCCATTAAAATACTACAATCGGTAGATGTAATTTTGGCAGAAGACACCCGCACTTCAGGGGTATTGCTTCGACACCTTGACATTGGCAAGCCTTTGCAAAGTTACCATATTCATAACGAGCACAAAGTACTACAACAACTGGTAGAGCGAATGCAAAAAGGCGAAAAAATGGCGTTGATTTCAGACGCTGGTACACCTGCCATCTCTGATCCTGGTTTTTTGCTGGTGCGTGAATGTCTTAAGCATGAGATACAAATAGAGTGTTTGCCAGGAGCTACAGCCTTTGTGCCTGCTTTGGTCAAATCGGGCTTACCCAACGACCGTTTTATTTTTGAAGGTTTTTTGCCCCATAAAAAAGGCCGACAAACCCGTTTGCAACAACTTGCCGCCGAAACCCGCACTATGGTATTTTATGAGTCGCCCCACCGACTGGTAAAAATGCTCCATCAATTGGCCGAAGTTTTGGGTAAAGACCGCCAGGCATCTGTATCGCGTGAACTCACTAAAATCTACGAAGAAACTGTAAATGGTACTCTGGAAGAAGTAGCTCAGCATTTTGAAGCTAAAAAAGTAAAAGGCGAAATAGTAGTAGTAGTGGCAGGGAGTTAA